In the Streptobacillus moniliformis DSM 12112 genome, one interval contains:
- a CDS encoding M18 family aminopeptidase → MNNKKLKAEFLDLEIKSFAREMIEFIDDSPSTYHVVGNCSTILLENNFERLEPTSKWELKKGGKYFIKRSNSSIVAFTIGEKLDVNKGFKIFGSHTDSPGFRIKPNPEMTVNGLIRLNTEVYGGPILSTWFDRPLSVAGRVIIKTDDIFRPKTIKVKIDEPVLIIPNLAIHQNREVNNGIKIDKQNDILPIIGLVNENFEKDGYLIDLISKKCNIKKEDILDFDLYVYATEKGSLVGVNQEFVSAPKLDNLVSVYSGLLGLVEAENANNQINVFVGFDNEEIGSATKQGADSNYLSNILERIIYSLGMDRNTFLTMLSSSFILSADGAHAAHPAYLGKSDPTNLGKINNGVQLKISANQRYTSDGFSIAVVKQIIEGTDIKIQFFVNQSNEIGGSTIGPISSTHLDIDSIDLGVPMLAMHSVRELCGVRDLFYLKELAKEFFSKN, encoded by the coding sequence ATGAATAATAAGAAACTTAAGGCAGAATTTCTTGATTTAGAAATTAAAAGCTTTGCCAGAGAAATGATAGAATTTATTGATGATTCACCTAGTACTTATCATGTGGTTGGAAATTGTTCAACAATATTACTTGAAAATAATTTTGAAAGATTAGAACCAACATCAAAATGGGAATTAAAAAAAGGTGGAAAATATTTTATTAAAAGATCTAATTCATCAATTGTTGCATTTACTATAGGTGAGAAATTAGATGTAAATAAAGGATTTAAAATATTTGGTTCTCATACAGATTCTCCTGGATTTAGAATTAAACCTAATCCTGAGATGACTGTAAATGGATTAATAAGATTAAATACAGAAGTTTATGGTGGACCTATATTAAGCACTTGGTTTGATAGACCTTTATCTGTAGCAGGTAGGGTTATAATAAAAACTGATGATATATTTAGACCAAAAACTATAAAAGTTAAGATAGATGAACCTGTATTAATTATACCTAATTTAGCTATACATCAAAATAGAGAAGTTAATAATGGTATTAAAATAGATAAACAAAATGATATATTACCAATAATAGGATTAGTAAATGAAAATTTTGAAAAAGATGGATATTTAATAGACTTAATTTCAAAGAAATGTAATATTAAAAAAGAAGATATACTTGATTTTGACCTATATGTATATGCAACTGAAAAAGGTTCTTTAGTAGGTGTAAATCAAGAATTTGTATCTGCTCCAAAGCTTGATAATTTAGTTTCAGTTTATTCTGGATTATTAGGATTAGTAGAGGCGGAAAATGCAAATAATCAAATTAATGTATTTGTAGGATTTGATAATGAAGAAATAGGTTCTGCTACAAAACAAGGAGCAGATTCTAATTATTTATCTAATATATTAGAAAGAATAATATATTCACTTGGTATGGATAGAAATACTTTCCTTACTATGCTTTCTTCTTCATTTATTTTATCTGCTGATGGAGCACATGCTGCTCACCCTGCATACCTAGGTAAAAGTGATCCAACTAACCTTGGAAAAATAAATAATGGAGTTCAGCTTAAAATAAGTGCAAATCAAAGATATACATCAGATGGTTTCTCTATAGCAGTGGTAAAACAAATCATAGAAGGAACTGATATTAAAATACAATTTTTTGTAAACCAATCAAATGAGATTGGAGGTTCAACTATAGGACCTATATCATCAACACATTTAGATATAGATTCAATAGATTTAGGAGTTCCTATGTTAGCAATGCATTCAGTTAGAGAATTATGTGGAGTAAGAGATTTATTCTATTTAAAAGAGTTAGCAAAGGAGTTTTTCAGTAAAAATTAA
- a CDS encoding ABC transporter ATP-binding protein, which yields MERSDIIIKNISKSFGGDKILKNVSLEIKKGEFFSILGPSGCGKTTLLRMIAGFIYPDSGEIIVNGERIDKLPPEKRNVNTVFQNYALFPTMSVYDNVAFPLKLKGYSKSEIEKEVNKYLDLVGLLEHKNKMPENLSGGQKQRVAIARALIGKPDVLLLDEPLSALDAKLRQKLLIELDSIHDEVGITFVFVTHDQEEALSVSDRIAVMNKGDILQIGTPNEIYEKPKDEFIADFIGETNFLTGEITEVYDNYAVAISDEIGEYKVELDKPVKLGDKVKLTLRPEKIKVDVKPPRENSKYKVLRGVVDEVIYSGFQSKLFIKVEGSNRIIRAFDQHREFLEEEELFEWKEKVYFYWNYEDAYLVEVY from the coding sequence TTGGAAAGAAGTGATATAATAATTAAAAATATTTCAAAAAGTTTTGGGGGAGATAAAATACTTAAAAATGTAAGTTTAGAAATAAAAAAGGGAGAGTTTTTTTCTATACTTGGACCTAGTGGATGTGGAAAAACTACACTTTTAAGAATGATAGCAGGATTTATTTATCCTGATAGTGGTGAGATTATAGTTAATGGTGAAAGAATAGATAAATTACCACCTGAGAAAAGAAATGTTAATACAGTTTTTCAAAACTATGCACTATTTCCAACTATGTCTGTATATGATAATGTTGCATTTCCATTGAAACTTAAGGGTTATTCCAAAAGTGAAATAGAAAAAGAAGTAAATAAATATTTAGATTTAGTTGGATTATTAGAACATAAAAATAAGATGCCTGAAAATTTATCTGGTGGTCAAAAACAAAGGGTTGCTATTGCAAGAGCCCTAATAGGTAAACCAGATGTATTATTACTTGATGAACCATTATCAGCACTTGATGCTAAATTACGTCAAAAATTATTAATAGAACTTGATAGTATACATGATGAAGTAGGTATTACTTTCGTATTTGTAACTCATGATCAAGAAGAAGCTCTTTCAGTATCTGATAGAATAGCTGTAATGAATAAAGGTGATATTTTACAAATTGGAACACCTAATGAAATCTATGAAAAACCTAAAGATGAGTTTATAGCAGATTTTATAGGTGAAACTAATTTTTTAACTGGAGAAATTACAGAAGTTTATGATAATTATGCAGTTGCAATTTCAGATGAAATTGGAGAATATAAGGTTGAACTTGATAAACCTGTTAAATTAGGAGATAAGGTTAAACTAACTCTAAGACCAGAAAAAATTAAAGTTGATGTAAAACCACCACGTGAAAATTCTAAATATAAGGTTCTAAGAGGAGTAGTTGACGAGGTTATTTATTCTGGATTCCAATCAAAACTATTTATTAAAGTTGAGGGATCAAATAGAATAATTAGAGCCTTTGATCAACATAGAGAATTTTTAGAAGAAGAAGAATTATTTGAATGGAAAGAAAAGGTGTATTTCTACTGGAATTATGAAGATGCTTATCTAGTGGAGGTGTACTAA
- a CDS encoding ABC transporter permease, with protein sequence MAQKDILQEKSTLKYLYFLPITIWMSIFFAIPTAIIVYFSFLKKGAYGGISSYSTFTFKAYIDIFSSKDIFKIVLKTLNLSIVITIITILIAIPTAYFISRSKRKNIWLLLIVIPFWTNFLVRIFSIVALIGNNGILNKFLVKLFFLDKPLDLLYNRNAVIIISVYIFLPYAILPLYTAIEKFDFSLIDAARDLGASNFTAHMKIFLPGIKNGIITALVLTFVPAIGSYAVPDIVGGTDGIMLGNIIATRMFSLRDWPSASAISTIFILITSVFVWIGIKADKDGDE encoded by the coding sequence ATGGCACAAAAAGATATATTACAAGAAAAATCAACACTAAAATATCTATATTTTTTGCCCATTACTATATGGATGAGTATATTTTTTGCAATACCTACAGCTATAATAGTATATTTTAGTTTTTTGAAAAAAGGTGCTTATGGAGGTATATCAAGTTATAGTACTTTTACTTTTAAGGCGTATATTGATATATTTTCATCAAAAGATATATTTAAAATAGTTTTGAAAACATTAAATTTATCTATAGTTATAACTATAATCACTATATTAATAGCAATACCTACAGCCTACTTTATTTCTCGTTCAAAGAGAAAAAATATATGGCTGTTATTAATAGTAATACCTTTTTGGACTAATTTTTTAGTTAGAATTTTTTCCATAGTTGCATTAATAGGAAATAATGGGATATTAAATAAATTTTTGGTTAAACTATTTTTCTTAGATAAACCACTAGATTTATTGTACAATAGAAATGCAGTAATAATAATATCTGTATATATATTTCTACCTTATGCTATACTTCCTTTATACACTGCAATAGAAAAATTCGATTTTTCATTAATAGATGCAGCAAGAGATTTAGGTGCTAGTAATTTTACAGCACATATGAAAATATTTTTACCAGGAATAAAAAATGGTATAATTACAGCATTAGTATTAACATTTGTTCCAGCTATAGGTTCATATGCTGTTCCAGATATTGTTGGAGGAACTGATGGAATAATGCTTGGAAATATTATTGCAACAAGAATGTTTAGTTTAAGAGATTGGCCATCAGCATCGGCTATTTCTACTATATTTATACTTATTACTTCCGTATTTGTATGGATAGGAATTAAAGCAGATAAGGATGGTGATGAATAA
- a CDS encoding ABC transporter permease has protein sequence MNEKRRFSLFFFVLVMIFFYLPIIMLIVLSFNSSKGYEFKSFSLRWYIDLFTKSPRLWQAFGRSVIIAISSSMISVAIAILGAIGIKWYNFRFKSYVKVLNYIPLVIPDLIIGVSLLLFFNMNFAKIPLGMVTIFIAHTTFNIPFSLFILMSRLSEFDFSIVEASRDLGATELQTLNKVILPTMIPGIISAFLMSLTLSLDDFVITSFVTGTNSDTLPIQIYSMLKFGVSPTINALSTILIFGTLILALSSRKLQKYMLS, from the coding sequence ATGAATGAAAAAAGAAGATTTTCTTTATTCTTTTTTGTATTAGTTATGATATTTTTTTACTTACCAATAATAATGTTGATTGTCTTATCATTTAATTCTAGTAAAGGCTATGAATTTAAATCATTTTCTTTAAGATGGTACATAGATCTATTTACTAAATCACCAAGACTTTGGCAGGCTTTTGGAAGAAGCGTAATTATAGCTATATCTTCTTCTATGATTTCTGTGGCTATAGCTATATTAGGTGCAATAGGAATTAAATGGTATAACTTTAGATTTAAATCATATGTCAAAGTATTAAACTATATTCCTTTGGTTATACCAGATTTAATAATAGGGGTATCTTTATTACTGTTTTTTAATATGAATTTTGCTAAAATACCTTTAGGAATGGTTACAATATTTATTGCACATACAACATTTAATATACCTTTTTCATTGTTTATACTGATGTCAAGACTTTCAGAATTTGATTTTTCTATAGTGGAAGCCTCAAGAGATTTAGGTGCAACAGAACTGCAAACATTAAATAAGGTAATACTTCCAACTATGATACCAGGAATAATATCAGCATTTTTAATGTCTTTAACATTATCACTTGATGATTTTGTAATAACAAGTTTTGTTACAGGAACTAATTCTGATACTTTACCTATACAGATATATTCAATGTTAAAATTTGGTGTAAGTCCAACTATTAATGCACTTTCAACTATATTAATATTTGGTACTTTAATACTAGCTTTATCTAGTAGAAAATTACAAAAATATATGCTAAGTTAG
- a CDS encoding META domain-containing protein, with translation MKKIILTILSAITLFACSSIKPMDVENQNFVLETIEYTENNILNTIGKGMTLQFKSKKLSGKSSINNFFTGYKIENNKLILDGINLTRMAGSQEDMTLESEYLNALSTNKHINKKGEKLILEAQNGMKLVYIQELNSENLENKNFKLVNDEFKENEFTIGFKENNIFGRSGINRYFSTYEIENNVLFLQNIGTTLMAGEAKLMELESKYLGMLSNVNGIKYENNILTLYTKDNQKLVFEEIK, from the coding sequence ATGAAAAAGATTATTTTGACAATATTATCAGCTATAACATTGTTTGCTTGTAGTAGTATTAAACCAATGGATGTTGAAAATCAAAATTTTGTTCTTGAAACTATAGAATATACAGAAAATAATATTTTAAATACTATAGGAAAGGGAATGACTTTACAATTTAAATCAAAAAAATTATCAGGTAAGAGTTCAATAAATAATTTTTTTACTGGATATAAAATAGAAAATAACAAATTAATATTAGATGGTATAAATTTAACTAGAATGGCTGGAAGTCAAGAAGATATGACTTTAGAAAGCGAATATTTAAATGCTTTATCAACTAATAAACATATTAACAAAAAGGGTGAAAAGTTAATACTTGAAGCTCAAAATGGAATGAAGCTTGTATATATACAAGAACTAAACAGTGAAAACTTAGAAAATAAGAACTTTAAATTAGTTAATGATGAATTTAAAGAAAATGAATTTACTATAGGATTTAAAGAAAATAATATTTTTGGTAGAAGTGGAATAAATAGATACTTCAGTACTTATGAAATTGAAAACAATGTATTATTCTTACAAAATATAGGAACAACTTTAATGGCAGGAGAAGCCAAACTTATGGAACTTGAATCAAAATATTTAGGAATGTTAAGTAATGTAAATGGAATAAAATATGAAAACAACATATTAACTCTTTATACTAAAGATAATCAAAAGTTAGTATTTGAAGAAATAAAATAA
- a CDS encoding S8 family serine peptidase, with product MNIKEFRFHFVFLFILTNCSSYHADEYVVKQLKNKPVEYVPSSDVSKKNLGINESLEEVKKAEKILNENENPVIIYELLLSRETNDKTRNKYSFLNNDENINYSSLGESGIFNSHAFDVTEAFMDTDSNGVVSDAEKNAFNGKNPKIKLLRRDADVLNAVGIINMSYSIVNHNKNLSYLQSSSKYLDKIDPRDINRLEDFLTTKLIDRNYVYNQRLLISAIGNGNFNDIKTEKFSSEILNIYQVMSPEMQALARSESIFVKNSFKKDNELMKKFSKDFPISYTDIDNVQYIDRFKKDIPQVYPLLLRSATVGENGLLKADKEGEIPKFGSSFSSPRIARLAYDIKEKYPFLTYQQVKQVILGTASHANDGYLSDSVGWGNANREKALKGPSDFNAGLIDEMKYFKGNYDKIFDENGNRYFYVDIKKDKEYTFENDITSGLTGDGKSTEESIIKIKGVKNWYDYEYNATEHSYRIPKVLESEKLFYSNVAQAGLRKDGEGKLILTGKQEYSAPSQVLDGTLVLKNDSNSDYTVYEKGTLVVENIKGNEDKEIKLKNIYTDGNVKIDSSKTSIEKLHGTYMSNVEFSGKEIKIKEFKTTGEYIVRLKEEDIKNINGASIGPKLTIDNYVKEDADFLNNLSNPFLKPVVMNDDKIVSVKFVSTLDNEFKKLGQLDEDKLKDIPSYDRNKKNFFEEYGKVEAMPSQVKSMLLSSSSSEAKNLFTDNYASIVGNVIKNEIDNKYNRNNIILNNLEKDNRLFFDTYARTNILNDKKFSPFVDNNIGAILGYSRKLKNGNRLDLYGIYQYGNVIFNNSGSNKTKSINHLYNIGYNLSKRFIDIIILDMENSVGYTKSDVYNNTSNASDKTNIIHSLSINPGIKIGLELNFDKIKTIFRPYAGYNFSFVLAWGKKDNTSSNTDLINKLRNIALTKLINHNVEFGIEVDSKINKHFSIQNRLTFDYNSLDKIELNQIIAEKLHKTLGKGLDKISVGYNLAAKLRLLEGMNVIGKVNINSKLNIGLNLGFDYNF from the coding sequence ATGAATATTAAGGAATTTCGTTTTCATTTTGTATTTTTATTTATACTAACAAATTGTTCATCGTATCATGCTGATGAATATGTAGTTAAACAACTAAAAAATAAACCAGTAGAATATGTTCCATCAAGTGATGTTTCAAAAAAGAATTTAGGTATAAATGAATCATTAGAAGAAGTAAAAAAAGCCGAAAAAATATTAAATGAAAATGAAAACCCCGTTATAATATACGAACTATTATTAAGTAGAGAAACAAATGATAAGACAAGAAATAAATATAGTTTTTTAAATAATGATGAAAATATAAATTACAGTAGCTTAGGAGAATCTGGTATTTTTAATAGTCATGCATTTGATGTAACTGAAGCATTTATGGATACAGATAGTAATGGTGTTGTAAGTGATGCTGAAAAAAATGCTTTTAATGGAAAAAATCCAAAAATAAAGCTACTTAGAAGAGATGCTGATGTTCTTAATGCTGTAGGAATAATAAATATGTCATATAGTATAGTTAATCATAATAAAAATCTTTCATATTTACAGAGTAGTAGTAAATATTTAGATAAAATAGATCCTAGAGATATAAATCGTTTAGAAGATTTTTTAACTACAAAATTAATAGATAGAAATTATGTATATAATCAAAGATTATTAATAAGTGCTATAGGTAATGGAAATTTTAATGATATAAAAACAGAAAAATTTTCTAGTGAAATATTAAATATATATCAAGTTATGTCGCCTGAAATGCAAGCCCTTGCAAGAAGTGAAAGTATTTTTGTAAAAAATTCATTTAAAAAAGATAATGAACTTATGAAAAAATTTAGTAAGGATTTTCCAATATCGTATACAGATATTGATAATGTTCAGTACATAGATAGATTTAAAAAAGATATACCTCAAGTTTACCCCTTATTACTAAGAAGTGCTACTGTTGGAGAAAATGGTCTTTTAAAGGCAGATAAAGAAGGAGAAATACCTAAGTTTGGTTCATCATTTTCATCACCAAGAATAGCAAGACTAGCCTATGATATTAAAGAGAAATATCCATTTTTAACATATCAACAAGTAAAACAGGTAATACTTGGAACAGCAAGTCATGCAAATGATGGTTATTTAAGTGATAGTGTAGGTTGGGGTAATGCAAATAGAGAAAAGGCATTAAAAGGACCATCAGATTTTAATGCAGGATTAATAGATGAGATGAAATACTTTAAAGGTAATTATGATAAAATATTTGATGAAAATGGTAACAGATATTTTTATGTAGATATAAAAAAAGATAAAGAATACACTTTTGAAAATGATATAACTAGTGGATTAACAGGGGATGGTAAGAGTACTGAAGAAAGCATCATAAAAATAAAAGGTGTAAAAAACTGGTATGATTATGAATATAACGCTACAGAACATTCTTATAGAATCCCAAAGGTATTAGAAAGTGAGAAACTATTTTATTCAAATGTAGCCCAAGCAGGACTAAGAAAAGATGGGGAAGGTAAGTTAATCTTAACAGGAAAGCAAGAATACAGTGCTCCATCACAAGTATTAGATGGAACTCTTGTTTTAAAAAATGATAGTAATTCAGATTATACTGTATATGAAAAAGGAACATTAGTTGTAGAAAATATTAAAGGAAATGAAGACAAAGAAATCAAATTAAAGAACATATACACAGATGGAAATGTAAAGATAGATAGTAGTAAAACTAGCATAGAAAAATTACATGGAACATATATGTCCAATGTTGAATTTAGTGGAAAAGAAATAAAGATAAAAGAGTTTAAGACAACAGGTGAATATATAGTAAGATTAAAAGAAGAAGATATTAAAAATATTAATGGAGCATCTATAGGTCCTAAACTAACTATTGATAATTATGTGAAAGAAGATGCAGATTTTTTAAATAATCTATCAAACCCATTTTTAAAACCAGTAGTAATGAATGATGATAAGATAGTTAGTGTAAAATTTGTTAGCACATTAGATAATGAATTTAAGAAATTAGGGCAATTAGATGAAGATAAATTAAAAGATATACCAAGCTATGATAGAAATAAGAAAAACTTCTTTGAAGAATATGGTAAAGTTGAAGCAATGCCTAGTCAAGTAAAATCTATGTTATTAAGTTCAAGCAGTAGTGAAGCAAAGAACCTATTTACAGATAATTATGCAAGTATAGTAGGAAATGTTATTAAAAATGAGATAGATAATAAGTATAATAGGAATAATATAATATTAAATAATCTTGAAAAGGATAATAGATTATTCTTTGACACTTATGCAAGAACTAATATATTAAATGATAAGAAATTTAGTCCATTTGTTGATAATAATATAGGGGCAATATTAGGATATTCAAGAAAATTAAAAAATGGTAATAGACTAGACCTATATGGAATATATCAATATGGTAATGTTATATTTAATAATAGTGGAAGTAATAAAACTAAAAGTATAAACCATTTATATAACATAGGATACAATTTAAGTAAAAGATTTATTGATATAATCATATTAGACATGGAAAATAGTGTAGGATATACTAAAAGTGATGTATATAATAATACTTCAAATGCAAGTGATAAAACAAATATAATTCATAGTTTAAGTATAAATCCTGGTATAAAGATAGGGCTTGAATTAAATTTTGATAAAATAAAGACAATATTTAGACCTTATGCAGGATATAATTTTAGTTTTGTGTTAGCTTGGGGAAAGAAAGATAATACGTCTAGTAATACTGATTTAATAAATAAATTAAGAAATATAGCATTAACAAAATTAATAAATCATAATGTAGAATTTGGAATAGAAGTAGATAGTAAGATAAATAAACATTTTAGCATTCAAAATAGATTAACTTTTGACTATAATAGTCTTGATAAGATAGAGTTAAATCAAATTATAGCTGAAAAATTACATAAAACATTAGGAAAAGGACTAGATAAGATAAGTGTAGGATATAATTTGGCGGCTAAGTTAAGACTTTTAGAAGGTATGAATGTTATAGGGAAAGTTAATATAAATAGTAAGTTAAATATAGGATTAAATTTAGGTTTTGACTATAATTTTTAA
- a CDS encoding DUF4037 domain-containing protein translates to MINKFDELINERKEFQRISDNVSEVKILSEIVKMAKDIYGEMSNEYIYYLNELGGVSKYIGEYELGIKNLKKALSLIEIREGKRSIPYATSLLNLAEIYRFSGDLDNIEDIYLETLSIFDENKLEKEYVYAGLCNNIGLFYQNIGKIEKAIKYHEKSLEILLYMPDHLVELATTYNNLVMPYKEIGKIRQAYSNLDNALEIYEKTLGKEHSMYGAALNNKAILKFEEGEYRSALNISEIALEITKKSFGENSLNYKNLLSNVEYIRDIVKKSEKEISVEVTNDSKLIDKSREYTKKYILPKIKEKNEKLLSKITIALIGEGSEVIGYDDEYSKDHDYTFMPIIFLNDEDYEKYHKELEDILLSLPQEFLGIKHVNNNVVNERRGVKKIGDYLYRFIGKENANLTIEDYRKIPEHALFSLTSGEIFFAGNEELSSILSTLKYYPDVIRENKIATVCTRIAQSGQYNYLRLMKREDKIAASIAKNIFIENVIHLIYLLNFKYMPFYKWSARGLKDLPILGKEIEKRLFELIDNTTLDKHQMSNRIEEICYFLVEEIKKQGLSKEKGYFLINHAIAIQKNIDDEFLKLWTAFED, encoded by the coding sequence ATGATAAATAAATTTGATGAACTTATTAATGAAAGAAAAGAATTTCAAAGAATATCAGATAATGTATCTGAAGTAAAAATATTGTCCGAAATAGTAAAAATGGCTAAAGACATTTATGGTGAAATGTCTAATGAGTATATCTATTATCTAAATGAGCTTGGAGGAGTTTCTAAATATATAGGAGAATATGAATTAGGAATTAAAAACTTAAAAAAAGCTCTATCTTTAATAGAAATTAGAGAGGGTAAAAGATCAATTCCTTATGCTACATCTTTGTTAAATCTTGCAGAAATATATAGATTTAGTGGTGATTTAGATAATATAGAGGATATATATTTAGAAACTTTATCTATTTTTGATGAAAATAAGTTAGAAAAAGAATATGTTTATGCAGGTTTATGTAATAATATAGGGCTTTTTTATCAAAATATTGGAAAAATAGAAAAAGCTATTAAATATCATGAAAAAAGTTTAGAAATATTATTATATATGCCAGATCATTTAGTTGAACTTGCAACTACATATAATAATCTAGTTATGCCATATAAGGAAATAGGTAAAATAAGACAGGCATATTCTAATTTAGATAATGCTTTAGAAATATATGAAAAAACTTTAGGTAAGGAACATTCAATGTATGGTGCTGCACTTAATAATAAGGCTATACTTAAATTTGAAGAAGGAGAGTATAGGAGTGCTTTAAATATATCTGAAATAGCATTAGAAATCACCAAAAAATCCTTTGGAGAAAATAGTTTAAATTACAAAAATCTATTATCTAATGTAGAATATATTAGAGATATAGTTAAAAAAAGTGAGAAAGAAATAAGTGTAGAAGTTACAAATGATTCAAAACTTATAGATAAATCAAGGGAATATACTAAAAAATATATTTTACCAAAGATTAAAGAAAAAAATGAAAAACTTTTATCTAAAATTACTATAGCTCTGATAGGAGAAGGTTCAGAAGTAATAGGATATGATGATGAATATTCAAAAGATCATGATTATACATTTATGCCTATAATTTTCTTAAATGATGAGGACTATGAAAAATATCATAAAGAACTTGAAGATATTTTACTATCTTTACCTCAAGAGTTTTTAGGTATAAAGCATGTAAATAATAATGTGGTAAATGAAAGACGTGGAGTTAAAAAAATAGGAGATTATCTATATAGATTTATAGGAAAAGAAAATGCAAATTTAACTATAGAAGATTATAGGAAAATACCTGAACATGCTCTATTTTCATTAACAAGTGGAGAAATATTTTTTGCAGGTAATGAAGAATTAAGCTCTATATTATCAACATTAAAATATTATCCTGATGTTATTAGAGAAAATAAGATAGCTACAGTATGTACTCGTATTGCTCAAAGTGGACAATATAATTATTTAAGATTAATGAAAAGAGAAGATAAAATTGCTGCAAGTATAGCAAAAAATATATTTATAGAAAATGTAATACATTTAATATATTTACTAAACTTTAAATATATGCCTTTCTATAAATGGTCAGCAAGAGGATTAAAAGATTTACCTATATTAGGTAAGGAAATAGAAAAAAGATTATTTGAATTAATAGATAATACTACACTTGATAAACATCAAATGTCTAATAGAATTGAAGAAATATGCTATTTTCTTGTAGAAGAAATTAAAAAACAGGGATTAAGTAAAGAAAAAGGATATTTTTTAATAAATCATGCAATAGCAATACAAAAAAATATAGATGATGAATTTTTAAAATTATGGACAGCATTTGAAGATTAG
- a CDS encoding DUF4125 family protein, producing the protein MEKEELINEIILREWEMFKVLKNTGGPAECQNNKPEFEIMRKGQWEKLPINILQSYLIDLKNAEEVGRNLLEEKYIRMMKFSAPKEFEEVKHLLPELSPGIEVLINKIEKIYLMWGDEFEKKFPKFSKLCRPLRNEGDIPEKASLQTYLRGELSSYSLKTVLFYSDYIEECVKKGVNLIYETHKEVVKMKGFESIESVENALVI; encoded by the coding sequence ATGGAAAAAGAAGAATTAATAAATGAAATAATATTAAGGGAATGGGAAATGTTTAAGGTTTTAAAAAATACAGGAGGGCCTGCTGAATGTCAGAATAATAAGCCTGAATTTGAAATTATGAGAAAAGGTCAATGGGAAAAATTACCTATTAATATATTACAAAGCTATCTTATAGACCTAAAAAATGCAGAAGAAGTAGGAAGAAATTTATTGGAAGAGAAATATATTAGAATGATGAAATTTTCAGCTCCAAAAGAATTTGAAGAAGTTAAACATCTACTTCCTGAACTATCACCAGGTATAGAGGTATTGATTAATAAAATAGAAAAAATATATCTTATGTGGGGAGATGAATTTGAAAAAAAGTTTCCTAAATTTTCAAAATTATGTAGACCTTTAAGAAATGAAGGAGATATACCAGAAAAAGCATCATTACAAACATATTTAAGAGGAGAATTATCTAGTTATTCTTTAAAAACAGTTCTATTTTATTCAGACTATATAGAAGAATGTGTTAAAAAAGGAGTTAATTTAATTTATGAAACACATAAAGAAGTTGTAAAAATGAAAGGCTTTGAATCTATAGAATCAGTAGAAAATGCACTTGTAATATAG